A genomic stretch from Pirellulales bacterium includes:
- a CDS encoding LamG domain-containing protein, with protein sequence MRYLNHIRPVRTALCVALAGAAIFASQASAAISNRYSFNDGTANDSVGGQNGIVYGTNASFSGGELNLANNPSPGSNSNNDGTGAGGWVDLPNGLVSAAAAGGASGQVSIEMWVTMNSNGNWRALFSAGRSNGGEGISDSAGGQPYVQIIPRTGDGGRGNDFRVTTSSSAGEGPTTWVDDLGDGNGTDLQIGRKEHVLAVLDQSGGLPGSLTVYRNGALMGTSGISGALDLVNFAADEVNVWLGRSQWNDGMVDARFDELRIYNTAVTPQQALANAVFGPNVTNAAAIPSIEVDKTTGAITLKNNSAAPLNLEYYAISSTAGAMNVGGWNSLDQQNYNAVDGPDDGSVAGDSPGEGWDAAGGSNANLLNELFLGSAGSLLAPNATLSLGNAYNTSVFGGADGDLQFEFGVNGGALFEGTVSYVTSGGTPGNFNNDTKVDGADFLVWQRGFGAPYGPADLTAWRNNYGAGVPATAAVGAIPEPASASLALGLLAAAWLGVRKRV encoded by the coding sequence ATGCGATACCTCAATCACATCCGTCCCGTTCGCACGGCGTTGTGCGTCGCCCTGGCAGGCGCCGCGATCTTCGCCTCTCAAGCGAGCGCGGCGATCAGCAACCGTTACTCGTTCAACGACGGAACCGCCAACGACTCCGTCGGCGGCCAAAACGGAATCGTGTACGGCACGAACGCGAGCTTTTCAGGGGGCGAGTTGAATCTGGCGAACAACCCCAGCCCGGGCTCGAACTCGAACAACGACGGAACCGGCGCCGGCGGTTGGGTCGACCTGCCCAACGGGCTCGTCTCCGCCGCCGCGGCGGGGGGGGCCAGCGGTCAGGTCTCGATCGAAATGTGGGTCACGATGAACAGCAACGGCAACTGGCGGGCGCTCTTCTCCGCCGGCCGCAGCAACGGCGGCGAGGGGATCTCCGACAGCGCCGGCGGTCAGCCCTACGTTCAGATCATCCCTCGCACAGGGGACGGCGGCCGGGGGAACGACTTCCGCGTGACCACCAGTTCCAGCGCCGGCGAAGGGCCGACCACCTGGGTCGACGACCTGGGCGACGGAAACGGAACTGACTTGCAAATCGGCAGAAAAGAACATGTTCTCGCCGTGCTCGATCAGTCGGGAGGCCTGCCCGGCTCGCTGACCGTGTACCGCAACGGCGCATTGATGGGAACCTCCGGGATCTCGGGCGCACTGGACTTGGTCAATTTCGCCGCGGACGAAGTCAACGTCTGGCTCGGTCGGTCACAGTGGAACGACGGCATGGTCGACGCCAGATTCGACGAGCTGCGCATCTACAACACGGCAGTCACCCCCCAGCAGGCCCTGGCCAACGCCGTCTTCGGGCCGAACGTGACGAACGCCGCCGCGATTCCGTCGATCGAGGTCGACAAGACGACCGGAGCCATTACGCTGAAGAACAACTCAGCGGCCCCGCTGAATCTGGAGTACTACGCAATCTCCAGCACCGCCGGCGCCATGAACGTCGGCGGCTGGAACAGCCTCGACCAGCAGAACTACAACGCGGTGGACGGCCCCGACGACGGATCCGTCGCCGGCGATTCGCCCGGCGAAGGCTGGGACGCAGCCGGCGGTTCCAACGCGAACCTGCTCAACGAATTGTTCCTCGGCTCGGCCGGATCGCTTCTGGCTCCGAACGCGACTTTGAGCCTCGGCAACGCGTACAATACGTCGGTGTTCGGCGGGGCCGACGGCGACCTTCAGTTTGAATTCGGCGTCAACGGCGGCGCGTTGTTCGAGGGGACGGTTTCGTATGTCACCAGCGGCGGGACTCCCGGCAATTTCAACAACGACACGAAGGTCGACGGGGCCGACTTCCTGGTCTGGCAGCGAGGTTTTGGCGCTCCTTACGGCCCGGCCGATTTAACCGCTTGGCGCAACAACTACGGCGCCGGAGTTCCGGCGACAGCCGCCGTGGGCGCAATCCCCGAGCCGGCATCGGCGTCACTCGCCCTGGGCTTGCTCGCAGCGGCATGGCTCGGCGTACGAAAGCGAGTCTGA
- a CDS encoding DUF1559 domain-containing protein has translation MVELLVVIAIIGVLVALLLPAVQAAREAARRNGCVNNIKNLALGCHNYESARKALPFGRKYNYWDTYTWYEAILPYIEQQAVYDLFWTFPQQLSGAPGIGAGPNGPIGDDPRMREARHARIPVFYCPSDGTPIENEITTPAFGCLRGNYRGCVGAGDLYGGLPAGSTFPTAIRQMLVAADSNGLIGAFGARVPGRSAGGNYTAVTVPPTKLAEFSDGTTSTLLFSEGIAPTITGWGGPLGSMIYGNMGGSLFSAAEAPNTSLPDQIIGPCPQWDLVPPDTEYTAPCNSIGGHPGAANPGAAAAAAYARSRHVGGVNAALVDGGVRFVSDSIDVESWRALGTRALADVPAAD, from the coding sequence TTGGTGGAATTGTTGGTGGTGATCGCGATCATCGGGGTCCTTGTTGCGCTGCTGTTGCCGGCCGTGCAAGCGGCTCGCGAGGCCGCCCGCCGCAACGGCTGCGTGAACAACATCAAGAACCTCGCCCTGGGATGCCACAACTACGAGTCGGCGCGCAAGGCGCTGCCGTTCGGACGCAAGTACAACTACTGGGACACCTACACCTGGTACGAAGCCATCCTCCCCTACATCGAGCAGCAGGCGGTCTACGATCTGTTCTGGACCTTCCCGCAACAGCTCTCCGGGGCGCCCGGGATCGGCGCCGGACCGAACGGCCCGATCGGCGACGACCCGCGGATGAGAGAGGCCCGCCATGCGCGCATCCCCGTTTTTTATTGCCCCAGCGACGGGACGCCGATCGAGAACGAGATTACGACGCCCGCCTTCGGGTGCCTGCGCGGCAACTACCGCGGGTGCGTCGGGGCCGGGGACTTGTACGGCGGGTTGCCGGCCGGCTCGACCTTCCCGACCGCAATTCGCCAGATGCTCGTGGCAGCGGACAGCAACGGCTTGATCGGCGCCTTCGGGGCCCGCGTGCCGGGACGCTCGGCCGGGGGCAACTATACGGCCGTGACCGTGCCGCCGACGAAACTGGCCGAGTTCTCGGACGGCACGACGAGCACGCTGCTGTTCTCGGAAGGAATCGCTCCGACAATCACCGGCTGGGGCGGGCCGCTCGGTTCGATGATCTACGGCAACATGGGCGGCTCGCTGTTCTCGGCCGCCGAAGCGCCGAACACCTCGCTTCCCGATCAAATCATCGGCCCTTGCCCGCAGTGGGACCTCGTGCCTCCCGATACGGAATACACGGCGCCGTGCAATTCGATCGGCGGGCACCCCGGCGCCGCCAACCCCGGCGCCGCGGCGGCCGCCGCGTACGCCCGCAGCAGACACGTCGGCGGCGTCAACGCCGCCCTCGTGGACGGCGGCGTTCGGTTCGTCTCCGACTCCATCGACGTCGAGTCGTGGCGCGCCCTGGGAACTCGCGCGCTGGCCGACGTCCCCGCGGCGGACTGA
- a CDS encoding DUF4965 domain-containing protein has protein sequence MTICSRTAPSRLRKSWLAGWLALASLGQSCFAEAPGRLTSDALPATPLIACDPYFSVWSTGKTLTEVDTTHWTGKPHRLTCLALIDGKPYRLMGREPSDVSALPQVGSQITLTQTRYKFAGEGLELSLAFTTPALPFDIDVLSRPITYVTAEAKATDGRKHEVRLYWEASSELCVNTPNQSVVASRSNGNGVAALKVGSVDQPVLESQGDDLRIDWGYLYLAAPAKESTSLALGKPAELRRSFSQGSPLPERDAEESSRADELSLAIAFDLGQVGQDGATAWLVAAYDDLFSIEFMGTPLKPYWRRNGLDAEGLLAEAVRDRDKLLAACDAFDRELGADLLAAGGSDFAAIATAAYRQCFAAGKFVADANGQPIQFCKENHSNGCIGTSDVFYPMAPQFLLFGPSLAKSFVVPFMEYAASDRWKFPFAPHDLGTYPKANGQVYGGGERSEENQMPVEESGNLLILMAAIAQIDGNADFAERYWPQLTQWAQYLRKEGFDPANQLCTDDFAGHMAHNVNLSAKAICGLGSYALLCEMRGDDQRAAEYRAVAEEFAKRWVSEASDGDQYRLAFDRAGTWSQKYNLAWDRILGLNLFSDEVLAKEVAHYLRVQNKYGLPLDNRKSYTKLDWILWTATLAENRADFEALVRPVAVFLRETPDRSPMTDWYDTISGKKVGFTARPVVGGVFMQLLRDQANWQKWAERDVTRADDYAPLPRMPKTESRVASADTKSVPWRYATTRPGDDWQSEDFDDSSWQVGRSGFGTPGTPGARIGTIWDSSEIWLRRTFDLAEPIDDTLRLHVHHDEDVEIYVNGVLAARRNGHVNDYQHYRIRPEALQALRPRDNVLAVHCRQSTGGQYVDVGFCSIVNE, from the coding sequence ATGACGATTTGCTCTCGAACGGCGCCCTCGCGGTTGCGGAAGTCCTGGTTGGCGGGCTGGCTTGCGCTCGCGTCCCTCGGCCAATCGTGCTTTGCCGAAGCTCCGGGGCGACTGACCTCCGACGCGCTGCCCGCGACCCCGCTGATCGCATGCGATCCCTACTTCAGCGTCTGGTCGACCGGCAAGACCCTGACCGAGGTCGACACGACCCACTGGACCGGCAAACCGCACCGGTTGACGTGCTTGGCGCTCATCGACGGCAAACCGTATCGGCTGATGGGCCGCGAACCGAGCGACGTGTCGGCGCTGCCGCAGGTCGGCTCCCAGATCACCCTCACGCAGACTCGCTACAAGTTCGCCGGCGAGGGGTTGGAGTTATCGCTTGCCTTCACGACGCCGGCGCTCCCCTTCGATATCGACGTCCTGTCGCGACCGATCACCTATGTCACGGCCGAGGCCAAGGCCACCGACGGTCGGAAGCATGAGGTGCGGCTGTATTGGGAAGCCTCGTCCGAGTTGTGCGTCAACACGCCGAATCAAAGCGTGGTCGCCAGCCGGTCGAACGGCAACGGCGTCGCTGCGTTGAAGGTCGGGTCCGTCGATCAGCCGGTCCTCGAGTCGCAGGGAGACGATTTGCGGATCGATTGGGGGTATCTCTATCTGGCCGCACCCGCCAAGGAATCGACGTCGCTTGCGCTCGGCAAGCCCGCCGAGCTGCGCCGAAGCTTCTCGCAGGGATCGCCGTTGCCGGAGCGGGACGCCGAGGAGTCGTCGCGTGCCGACGAGCTGTCGCTGGCAATCGCCTTTGATCTGGGCCAAGTCGGCCAGGACGGCGCCACGGCGTGGCTCGTGGCGGCTTACGACGACCTGTTTTCGATCGAGTTCATGGGAACCCCGCTCAAGCCTTATTGGCGGCGAAACGGGCTCGACGCCGAGGGACTGCTGGCCGAAGCGGTTCGCGATCGCGACAAACTGCTGGCCGCGTGCGATGCGTTCGACCGGGAACTCGGCGCCGACCTGCTCGCTGCCGGCGGTTCCGACTTCGCGGCGATCGCCACCGCGGCTTATCGCCAGTGCTTTGCCGCGGGCAAGTTCGTCGCCGACGCCAACGGCCAGCCGATCCAGTTCTGCAAGGAAAATCACTCGAACGGCTGCATCGGCACCTCCGACGTGTTCTATCCGATGGCGCCGCAGTTCTTGCTGTTCGGCCCTTCGCTCGCCAAGTCGTTCGTGGTTCCGTTCATGGAGTACGCGGCGAGCGATCGGTGGAAGTTTCCCTTTGCACCGCACGACTTGGGGACTTACCCGAAAGCGAACGGGCAAGTCTACGGCGGGGGCGAGCGGAGCGAGGAAAATCAGATGCCGGTCGAGGAGTCCGGCAACCTGCTGATCCTCATGGCGGCAATCGCGCAGATCGACGGCAACGCCGACTTCGCCGAACGCTATTGGCCGCAGTTGACGCAATGGGCCCAGTACCTGCGCAAAGAGGGATTCGACCCCGCCAATCAACTCTGCACGGACGACTTCGCCGGCCACATGGCGCACAACGTGAACCTGTCGGCCAAGGCGATCTGCGGGCTTGGTTCGTACGCCCTCCTCTGCGAAATGCGGGGCGACGACCAGCGGGCGGCGGAGTACCGAGCCGTCGCCGAGGAGTTTGCGAAGCGGTGGGTTTCGGAAGCCAGCGACGGAGACCAATATCGTCTGGCGTTCGACCGCGCGGGCACCTGGAGTCAGAAGTACAATCTCGCCTGGGACCGCATTCTCGGCCTGAACCTCTTCAGCGACGAAGTGCTCGCCAAGGAAGTTGCGCACTACCTACGCGTACAGAACAAGTACGGTCTGCCGCTCGACAATCGCAAGAGCTACACAAAGCTCGACTGGATTCTCTGGACGGCGACGCTGGCCGAGAATCGCGCAGACTTCGAGGCGCTGGTTCGTCCGGTCGCCGTGTTCCTGCGCGAAACGCCGGATCGCAGTCCGATGACGGACTGGTACGACACGATCTCCGGCAAGAAGGTCGGGTTCACGGCCCGCCCCGTCGTCGGCGGGGTCTTTATGCAACTGCTCCGCGACCAAGCGAACTGGCAGAAGTGGGCGGAGCGCGACGTGACCCGAGCCGACGATTACGCCCCCCTGCCCCGGATGCCGAAAACGGAGTCTCGCGTCGCCTCGGCCGATACAAAGTCCGTCCCATGGCGATACGCGACCACGCGTCCGGGCGACGATTGGCAGAGCGAGGATTTCGACGACTCGTCATGGCAGGTCGGTCGCAGCGGCTTCGGAACCCCGGGGACTCCTGGCGCTCGCATCGGCACGATCTGGGACTCGTCGGAGATCTGGCTCCGTCGGACGTTCGACCTGGCCGAACCGATCGACGACACGCTGCGGCTGCACGTCCACCACGACGAGGACGTCGAGATCTACGTCAACGGCGTCCTGGCGGCGCGGCGGAACGGGCACGTGAACGATTATCAGCACTACCGAATTCGGCCGGAAGCGTTGCAAGCCTTGCGGCCCCGTGACAACGTCCTCGCCGTGCACTGCCGTCAATCGACCGGCGGTCAATACGTCGACGTCGGGTTCTGTTCGATCGTCAACGAATAG
- a CDS encoding lamin tail domain-containing protein, with amino-acid sequence MARQRRFSRGSRTGARRLRFEPLESRQLLAVVINEIHYNPADNTKFEEFIELHNSGPATVDLSGWAFTDGISYVFPTGTTIPAGGYVVVAQDPATLLAEFGAVAVGAYSGGLSGDGERIELRNAQGVLIDEVDYGVTFPWPIQPDGEGPSMELVNPALDNNLGSSWRPSFTTPLFATPDPSPPPGGGIGDLVHRWSFNGNLVDSVSGADGVLVDPQGIATFSSTRLNLSANSGQTSDQTPFTSGAYVDLPNGIISNLGGDATFEWWGTVSTNRTWAEIFSFGTSTGGENLSNGAGNQEYLTLIPQAGNGRLRFTHRDGGTATESVVDWVTPLSTGVEYHVAVTWNSLLDQQKLYVNGQLVGTSTTLIDLADVEDVNNWLGRSQWNDPLFDGFYNEFRIYGQALTDGQVADSFAAGPDAVAAGPAINSFTASQEAILAGQSATLAWDVSGATSVEINQGVGAVGATGQVVVSPSVSTTYTISATNAEGTTTRSLRVAVNHPRATPGAQNQAYAPNAAPAIHAVSQPGQTVSGLPTSITAKVADPDGVASVQLQYQIVLPGQYLPARLPASHSDLVTNPYAAPTANPTYFDSANWTTVAMRDDGQSGDALAGDSVYTATIPWQAHRTLVRYRIVVTDSLGASATAPYADDASLNFAYFVYDGVPEYHDNANQVLADAAAMASLPTYHLITRAEDLADAYAYDPADEIPQGTEGRFVYNWSGTMVYNGQVYDNITYRLRGANGRYLTDGKRSMRFRFNDGHWFEPLDQDGQPYPEKWKTLTTGKGFDNRQTLTYALNEAMTMMLSNMMGVPAPETHWFQFRVVDGASEAPDQWRGDFWGINFALEDYDKRFLEAHGLAEGNLYKLINQTRNALRQQDYQAPYAVNDGSDHDYIENVLSRLSSDIEHRVNLEKYFVFHALAEAVRHYDYWPTANKNMAYYFEPEYTAENDYLGKLWLLMWDADATWGPTWNDGKDVVYDALFENVNSAYKNALITPQYYNTLRELRDLLWQPDQLRGMLEELVSKILPLEAADRARWQGAPADAGNYDGLSGAGLVSLANLVEDMLNFAFVGGNWPGGGIGPGGRAAYLDNLLAASGEEALIPHTPTISYVGDPGLAANQLAFQTTPFADPQGAHTFGAVEWRISHVTDVAAGLDPTRTFLDEWTASWTSGPLTTTNVAIVPPPSAVTAGAEHRARVRFQDDTGRWSHWSDPLTFVPTPVDNAQLAQDYLRISEIHYNPAAPLPQYGDNPVDAQEFEFLELINTSATETIDLTGVKFTVGITFTFPSISLLPGQRVVVVDDRIDFESRYGTGVFIAGEWTGALSNGGEELVLRASDDSLIQQFMFSDEWYVRTDGRGSSLEPIDFHGDYNDGRNWQASVAYNGTPGAAPLGPVGVVVNEVLANPLTPGGDAIELFNSTGDTVDLSGWWVSDSGSALMKHQFPGGTILAAGGLLLLTEAQFNPGNGGSASDFALSSSGEQVFLVEAAANGKPLRFADEARFDASLPGVSYGRVPDAATAYGLYPLAHASLGSPNGKHRSSSVVISEVQYRPSPPAVGAPILPHQLEFIEIHNSGSEAVDLSGWKLGGSIAATLPAGAVIGAGQAIVLVSFNPLDAPRAAAFRAHYDLEVSVPLFGPFGPSLGGVGAEIKLLAPTNPPEQIFRLVDRTTYDDQTPWPELAAGAGLSLSRTAAQAFGDYATSWSAGPATPGAVQFALPGDYDRDALVAGGDFLLWQRTAGASVPPGSLLGADGDGDGTIGADDLDLWKLHYGSSPQAAVAAVGESLVASALAVDGEPETNDWQSAFILSLESPSRSDAWSNSSGVSEQERDAAIEALYARRASPLERGRGGEPSSETELLHNAAAKPARRHSRPHDASSRWQNVDDDKLAPALQSGFVPRLAMNRDR; translated from the coding sequence ATGGCAAGGCAACGTCGTTTCTCACGCGGATCGCGAACAGGCGCTCGTCGACTTCGGTTCGAACCGTTGGAATCGCGGCAGTTGCTGGCCGTCGTCATCAACGAGATTCACTACAACCCGGCCGACAACACCAAGTTCGAGGAGTTCATCGAGCTTCACAACTCGGGACCCGCGACGGTCGACCTGTCGGGGTGGGCGTTCACCGACGGCATTTCGTATGTCTTCCCGACCGGTACGACGATTCCAGCGGGGGGGTACGTCGTCGTGGCGCAGGACCCGGCGACGCTGCTGGCCGAGTTCGGCGCCGTCGCCGTAGGGGCCTATAGCGGCGGCTTGAGCGGCGACGGCGAGCGCATCGAACTGCGCAATGCTCAAGGCGTTCTGATCGACGAAGTCGATTACGGCGTCACGTTCCCCTGGCCGATCCAACCGGACGGCGAGGGTCCGTCGATGGAACTCGTCAATCCGGCGCTCGACAACAACCTGGGCAGTTCCTGGCGCCCGTCGTTCACGACTCCGCTGTTCGCCACGCCCGATCCTTCTCCGCCCCCTGGCGGCGGCATTGGCGACCTCGTGCATCGCTGGAGCTTCAACGGCAATCTCGTCGACAGCGTCAGCGGCGCCGACGGCGTCTTGGTCGATCCGCAGGGGATCGCTACGTTCTCATCGACGCGATTGAACCTCAGCGCCAACAGCGGCCAGACTTCGGATCAGACCCCCTTCACCTCAGGGGCGTACGTCGATTTGCCGAACGGGATCATCTCGAATCTCGGCGGCGACGCGACATTTGAGTGGTGGGGCACTGTCAGCACCAATCGGACCTGGGCCGAGATCTTCTCGTTTGGAACGAGCACCGGCGGCGAGAACCTATCCAACGGCGCCGGCAACCAGGAGTATCTGACGCTCATCCCCCAGGCGGGCAACGGACGGTTGCGGTTCACTCACCGCGACGGCGGCACGGCGACGGAAAGTGTTGTCGACTGGGTGACGCCCTTGTCGACAGGCGTCGAGTACCACGTCGCCGTCACGTGGAACAGCCTGCTCGACCAACAGAAGCTGTACGTCAACGGACAATTGGTCGGGACGAGCACGACGCTGATCGATCTGGCCGACGTCGAGGACGTCAACAACTGGCTCGGCCGTTCGCAGTGGAACGATCCGCTGTTCGACGGCTTCTACAACGAATTCCGCATCTACGGTCAGGCCCTGACTGACGGCCAGGTTGCCGACAGTTTCGCCGCAGGACCCGACGCCGTCGCCGCGGGGCCTGCGATCAACTCGTTCACGGCCAGCCAAGAAGCAATCCTTGCGGGGCAGTCGGCCACGTTGGCTTGGGACGTGTCGGGGGCGACCTCGGTCGAGATCAACCAAGGGGTCGGAGCCGTCGGCGCGACAGGCCAAGTCGTCGTGTCGCCGAGCGTCTCGACGACTTACACGATCTCGGCGACCAACGCCGAGGGGACGACGACCCGGTCGCTTCGCGTTGCTGTGAACCATCCGCGGGCGACTCCGGGGGCACAAAACCAGGCCTATGCCCCGAACGCGGCGCCGGCGATCCACGCAGTCTCGCAGCCGGGCCAAACGGTTTCTGGGTTGCCGACGTCGATCACGGCCAAGGTCGCCGATCCCGACGGCGTCGCCTCGGTGCAACTCCAGTACCAGATCGTGCTCCCCGGGCAGTACTTGCCCGCACGGCTTCCGGCGTCGCATAGCGATCTGGTGACCAACCCTTACGCAGCGCCGACCGCCAATCCGACCTACTTCGACTCGGCCAATTGGACGACCGTCGCGATGCGCGACGACGGCCAGTCCGGCGACGCACTCGCCGGCGACTCAGTCTACACGGCGACGATCCCCTGGCAGGCGCATCGCACGCTCGTCCGCTACCGGATCGTCGTTACGGATTCGCTGGGCGCCTCGGCCACGGCGCCCTACGCCGACGACGCGTCGCTGAACTTCGCCTACTTCGTCTACGACGGCGTTCCCGAGTACCACGACAACGCGAACCAAGTGCTCGCCGACGCGGCGGCGATGGCGTCGCTGCCGACGTATCACCTGATCACGCGCGCCGAGGACCTGGCCGACGCATACGCTTACGACCCCGCGGACGAAATCCCCCAGGGGACCGAAGGGCGATTCGTCTACAACTGGTCGGGCACGATGGTCTACAACGGCCAGGTCTACGACAACATCACGTACCGGCTGCGCGGGGCCAACGGCCGCTATCTGACCGACGGCAAACGCAGCATGCGATTCCGCTTCAACGACGGCCACTGGTTCGAGCCGCTCGACCAGGACGGCCAACCGTATCCCGAGAAGTGGAAGACGCTGACCACCGGCAAAGGCTTCGACAACCGCCAGACGTTGACCTATGCGCTCAACGAGGCGATGACGATGATGCTGTCGAACATGATGGGCGTTCCCGCGCCGGAGACGCATTGGTTCCAGTTTCGCGTCGTCGACGGCGCCAGCGAAGCGCCCGACCAGTGGCGCGGCGACTTCTGGGGAATCAACTTCGCGCTCGAGGACTACGACAAACGGTTTCTCGAGGCCCACGGGCTGGCCGAGGGGAATCTCTACAAACTGATCAACCAGACTCGCAACGCCCTGCGGCAGCAGGACTATCAAGCTCCGTACGCCGTCAACGACGGGTCGGACCACGACTACATCGAGAACGTCCTGTCCCGCCTCAGCAGCGACATCGAACATCGCGTCAACCTGGAGAAGTACTTCGTCTTCCACGCCCTAGCCGAGGCGGTGCGCCATTACGACTACTGGCCCACGGCCAACAAGAACATGGCGTACTACTTCGAGCCGGAGTATACGGCCGAGAACGACTACCTCGGCAAGTTGTGGCTGCTGATGTGGGACGCCGACGCGACCTGGGGACCGACTTGGAACGACGGCAAAGACGTCGTCTACGACGCGTTGTTCGAGAATGTCAATTCGGCGTACAAGAACGCGCTGATCACGCCGCAGTACTACAATACGCTGCGAGAACTGCGCGACTTGCTGTGGCAGCCGGACCAACTGCGAGGGATGCTCGAAGAGCTCGTATCGAAGATCCTGCCGCTCGAGGCCGCTGATCGAGCGCGGTGGCAGGGCGCCCCCGCCGACGCCGGCAATTACGACGGGCTGTCGGGGGCGGGGCTCGTTTCGCTCGCGAATCTCGTCGAGGACATGCTGAACTTCGCGTTCGTCGGGGGGAACTGGCCGGGCGGCGGAATCGGTCCGGGCGGCCGCGCCGCCTATCTCGACAACTTGCTCGCCGCATCGGGGGAGGAAGCCCTGATTCCGCACACCCCGACGATCAGCTACGTCGGCGATCCCGGCTTGGCGGCCAACCAACTCGCGTTTCAGACGACCCCGTTCGCCGACCCTCAGGGCGCCCACACGTTCGGAGCCGTCGAGTGGCGCATCTCGCATGTGACCGACGTCGCGGCCGGACTCGACCCGACTCGGACGTTCCTCGACGAGTGGACCGCGAGTTGGACGTCGGGGCCGTTGACCACGACTAACGTCGCGATCGTGCCGCCGCCGAGCGCGGTGACGGCGGGCGCCGAGCACCGCGCTCGGGTTCGCTTCCAAGACGACACGGGCCGCTGGAGCCACTGGTCCGACCCGCTGACGTTCGTGCCGACCCCGGTCGACAACGCGCAACTGGCCCAGGACTATCTGCGGATTTCGGAGATCCACTACAACCCCGCTGCTCCCCTGCCGCAGTACGGCGACAATCCTGTCGACGCCCAAGAGTTCGAGTTCTTGGAGTTGATCAACACAAGCGCAACCGAGACGATCGACCTGACGGGCGTCAAGTTCACCGTCGGAATCACCTTTACGTTCCCTAGCATATCCTTGCTGCCGGGGCAGCGCGTCGTGGTGGTCGACGACCGAATCGACTTTGAATCGCGGTACGGAACCGGCGTCTTCATCGCCGGCGAATGGACCGGCGCCCTCAGCAACGGCGGCGAGGAACTGGTGCTGCGGGCGAGCGACGATTCGCTCATTCAACAGTTCATGTTCAGCGACGAATGGTACGTCAGAACCGACGGACGCGGCTCGTCGTTGGAACCGATCGATTTCCACGGGGACTACAACGACGGAAGAAACTGGCAAGCCAGCGTAGCTTACAACGGTACGCCCGGCGCAGCGCCGTTGGGACCTGTCGGGGTCGTCGTGAACGAAGTGCTCGCCAACCCGCTGACTCCCGGCGGCGACGCGATCGAACTATTCAACTCGACCGGCGACACTGTCGATCTGTCGGGTTGGTGGGTCTCCGACTCAGGCTCGGCCCTGATGAAGCACCAATTCCCCGGCGGGACCATTCTGGCCGCGGGAGGCTTGTTGCTGCTGACCGAAGCTCAATTCAACCCCGGCAACGGGGGAAGCGCCTCCGATTTTGCATTGAGTTCGTCCGGCGAGCAGGTTTTTCTCGTCGAGGCCGCCGCCAACGGCAAGCCGCTGCGATTCGCCGACGAAGCGCGGTTCGACGCTTCGCTGCCGGGGGTTTCCTACGGCCGCGTCCCCGACGCCGCCACGGCGTACGGTTTGTATCCGCTCGCCCATGCTTCGCTCGGATCGCCTAACGGCAAACATCGCTCCTCGAGCGTCGTGATCAGCGAAGTGCAGTACCGGCCGTCCCCGCCGGCGGTTGGAGCCCCGATCCTGCCGCATCAACTCGAGTTCATCGAGATCCACAACTCCGGAAGCGAGGCTGTCGACCTAAGCGGCTGGAAGCTCGGCGGCTCAATCGCCGCAACGCTTCCCGCCGGCGCGGTCATCGGAGCGGGGCAAGCGATCGTGCTGGTGAGCTTCAACCCTCTGGACGCCCCCCGCGCGGCGGCGTTTCGCGCCCACTACGACCTCGAAGTCTCTGTGCCGTTGTTCGGTCCGTTCGGGCCGTCGTTGGGAGGCGTGGGAGCGGAAATCAAGCTCCTCGCCCCGACCAATCCCCCCGAACAGATATTTCGTTTGGTCGATCGTACGACGTACGACGACCAAACCCCGTGGCCTGAACTCGCCGCCGGCGCGGGACTGTCGTTGTCGCGGACGGCCGCTCAGGCCTTCGGCGACTATGCGACGAGTTGGTCGGCCGGCCCGGCGACGCCCGGCGCCGTTCAGTTCGCCCTGCCCGGCGACTACGACCGCGATGCACTCGTCGCGGGGGGCGATTTCCTGCTTTGGCAGCGTACGGCCGGCGCCAGCGTGCCGCCCGGCTCGCTGCTTGGGGCCGACGGCGACGGCGACGGAACAATCGGCGCCGACGACCTGGACCTCTGGAAGCTGCATTACGGCAGCAGCCCGCAAGCGGCGGTCGCTGCCGTCGGCGAATCGCTCGTCGCGAGCGCTCTTGCCGTCGACGGCGAGCCGGAAACGAACGATTGGCAATCGGCGTTCATTCTCAGCCTCGAATCCCCTTCCCGCTCCGATGCCTGGAGCAACTCCTCCGGCGTCAGCGAGCAAGAACGAGACGCCGCGATCGAGGCGCTGTACGCCAGACGCGCCTCGCCGCTCGAACGCGGCCGGGGAGGAGAACCCTCGTCCGAAACGGAGCTTCTGCACAACGCGGCTGCCAAGCCCGCGCGGCGACACAGCCGACCGCACGACGCATCGTCACGCTGGCAGAACGTCGACGACGACAAGCTCGCTCCAGCCCTGCAGTCGGGCTTCGTCCCAAGACTCGCAATGAACCGAGATCGCTAG